A segment of the Pseudalkalibacillus hwajinpoensis genome:
AACAACATACTCCCTAAATAGATTGGAATTAGTCCAAGTAATCCTACCCATTTCTCTGGAATTAACATAACTCCAAAAGTTCCTAAGAGACTAACTACTACTAACAAGGCAAAACCTAGATATTGCCCAATAACTATATCCTTAGGGGATATATGCTTATTCTCTGTCCGCTTACCTTTTAAACCTTCACTCGTTTTCACCTGTGCTTTTGCCTGTGAGAATAGCAGCATCAAAACAAAAATATCATCAATATTGGTAACTATAAATGCCCCTATTGCAGAAATAACGTTCAAAATTAAAGTCAATTATATCAACCCACTAACTGATTTTTTATTACGATAATTTAATTGTTAAGATTTATAGCTGGGAGTTATTTGTCGATAATTTCAAATTGTACTGAATTAAAATTTAGGCTTATTTATTTCCCTTAAGTTATTTTTTATTTAACATATGAATAGCATGTCCCATAACTCCTTCGGCTGCTTCCATAAGTGGTTCAGGCAAAGTTGGGTGTGCATGAATTGTAAGGCTGAGATCTTCTGCAGTTGCCCCTGACTCAATTGCAAAGACTGCTTCAGCAATAAGCGAAGATACATCTGGTCCTACCATCTGTACACCTAACAACTGATTTGACTCCTTATCCGCCACGACTTGGACAAATCCATCGGCATCCGATACAGATAATGCTCTGCCGTTGGCTTGGAATGGAAAACGGCTGGAAACTGTTTCGTATCCTCTTTCCTTAGCTCCCTTCTCTGTTATACCCGTATAGGCTACTTCAGGATCGCTGAAAATAACAAATGGCATGGACTGAAAATCAATCACACTGTTTTGACCGCAAATTACTTCTGCAGCTATCTTACCTTCATAACTCGCTTTATGAGCAAGGAGATAACCACCTGCACAGTCACCGATTGCATAGATCAATGTTTGTTTGACATTTATCATTAATCTTAATAAATTTTCGTTCATCTAATTCTACACCGATATTGTCCAGACCAATTTGCCCGGTATTCGGTTTTCTTCCAATGGATACTAAGCAATAATCACCTTTAACAATTTCTTCTTTGCCATTCACTTCAACACCGATTTTTACTTCATCACCGATATTTTCTCCGCCTTGTACGCGATGGAGTCAGTACCAGGAAGAATCGTATCTGAACCCTCTAGAATTGTTACTTTTGCACCAAACTTAGCATAATCTGTCCACAATTCCAAACCGATATAACCACCACCTACTACTACTAAATGTTTCGGTACTTCTTGTAACATTAATGCCTCCGTAGATGAAATGATTCTCTTCTTATCAAATGGCATACTTTTTAATTCGAAAGGTAGGGACCCTATCGCAAGGATTAAATCTTTGTAGGAATATACCTGTTCTTCGTTTCCCACTGTGACTTTTGCAGTATGGGACTCGGTGAGATAAGCTTCTCCACTAATCACCTCAACTCCATTGCCTTTCAGCAAGGTCCGAACCCCATTCGTTAGCTTGTTTACGATTCCTTCCTTCCACTTCACTACTTCCGGCATATCCACTTCAACTTTACCAGATACTTTGATTCCCATTGTATTGGCATGTTTAATATGCTTTACTCGTTCAGATGCACTAATTAGGGCTTTTGATGGAATACACCCACGGTATATTTATACCAATATGTAATATAAAAACTGATGTTTTACTTATACCCAATCTTTCTATTTTTAATTAGGCTGGAGGTTTAGAAGTTACACTATTAATGAAATTTTTTTTAGAAAAGGGCTTTCCTCTGTCTGGAAAGCCCTGTTTCCTTTATTCTTTCACTTTCATAAGTCGTAAACTATTTAATGCTACCAGAAGTGTTGCACCCATATCTGAAAGGATAGCAATCCAGAGCGTTAACCAGCCTGGGATAACCAATAGTAAGGCAATTAATTTAATAACAATTGCAAAAGTAATGTTAGTTTTGATGATATTTAGAGCTTTTCGGCTAAGCTTTACAGTGAATGGAAGTTTTGTTAAATCGTCTCCCATTAGAGCGACGTCTGCCGTTTCCAGGGCTGTATCTGTACCAGCTCCTCCCATTGCGATCCCAACTGTAGATGCTGCTAAAGCAGGAGCATCATTGACACCATCTCCAACCATAGCTACGTTTCCGTACTCGGACCTCAATTGTTTAATATAGTCTAATTTGTCCTGAGGCATAAGTTCTGCTTGAATATCTGAAACTCCGACATGCCCACCTATTGCACTCGCAGTACCCTTATTATCACCTGTAAGCATAATTGTCTTTTTAATACCAAGTTGATGTAGTTTTTGAATGATTTCTTTACTTGACTCACGTACTTCATCAGCTACAGCAATAATAGCGAGCATTTCTTTATCAGTTCCAACAACCATCGCTGTTTTCCCTTGATTTTGAAGAGTAGTAACATTTTGCTCTAAGTCTTTATCGAAATCAGCAGTCAATAATTCCTTAAAGAGTTTCGGGCTGCCTATATAATAAGTCGTCCCGTTTACAATACCCTTTATACCCTTTCCTGTTATAGAAGAGAAATCCTCTACCTTTACGTCAGAATAAGTAATGTTTTCTTCTTCTGCTTTTTTCATGATGGCTGAAGCAAGAGGATGTTGAGAACGATACTCCAATGCAGTAATAATGGATAGCAATTCTTTTTCATTTATCTGTTTGTTCAACACATTATAATCAGTTACAGCTGGGACCCCTTTTGTTAAGGTACCTGTTTTATCAAATGCAATAGCCTTTAAGGCACCCATTTCTTCTAAATACACTCCTCCTTTTACAAGGACACCTTTTTTCGCAGCATTTCCAATTGCTGATACAATAGAAATAGGAGTCGATATGACCAACGCACAAGGACAACCAACAACAAGAACAGCTAATCCTTGATAAATCCATGTTTCCCAACTGCCATCAAAGAAAAGTGGAGGAACAACTGCGACTAAAGCCGCAATGATCATGATGATTGGCGTATAATATTTTGCGAATTTCTCAACAAATGCTTGAGATGGAGCACGTTCACCCTGTGCTTCCTCTACAAGATGAATAATTTTAGAAATCGTTGTATCTTCCACAAGTTTCGTTATTTTTACTTCAAGTAATCCTTCTTCATTTAAGGTACCTGCAAATACTTCATCATCAACCGTTTTCTCAACAGGGACTGATTCACCTGTAATAGCTGCTTGGTTAACGGCAGAGTATCCACTTACAACTACACCATCCATTGCAATCTTTTGACCAGGTTTTACAATCATGATATCCCCAACAGCAATATCATCAACATGAATCATTATTTCTTGTCCATTACGTCTAACGAGCGCCTCTTTAGGAGCGATATCCATTAATGAACGAATCGACTGTCTTGCTCTATCCATAGAGAATCGTTCAAGTGCTTCACTAATTGCAAAGAGTATGACAACAAGGGAAACTTCAGCCCATTCTCCTATAATGGCACCACCTATAACAGCTACTGTCATAAGGGTTTTCATGTCAAAGTCAAAATGAATCAAGTTTTGTAAACCGACTTTAAAGAGTGATAATCCTCCGATTAACATAGATGCTACAAATAATAATGTAGTAACAATGTTCTCATCCCCATTAACAGATGAGGAAAGGTAACCAAAGACAAGAAATAAGGCTGAATAGAGTAAAGTGCTGTGTTTTTTATAGA
Coding sequences within it:
- a CDS encoding heavy metal translocating P-type ATPase; this translates as MSDQKAITSEQEMKAYRVQGFTCANCAGKFEKNVKQLSGVEDAKVNFGASKIAVYGNATIEELEKAGAFENLKVTPEKFARQDSQEVKEVKKEEKVPFYKKHSTLLYSALFLVFGYLSSSVNGDENIVTTLLFVASMLIGGLSLFKVGLQNLIHFDFDMKTLMTVAVIGGAIIGEWAEVSLVVILFAISEALERFSMDRARQSIRSLMDIAPKEALVRRNGQEIMIHVDDIAVGDIMIVKPGQKIAMDGVVVSGYSAVNQAAITGESVPVEKTVDDEVFAGTLNEEGLLEVKITKLVEDTTISKIIHLVEEAQGERAPSQAFVEKFAKYYTPIIMIIAALVAVVPPLFFDGSWETWIYQGLAVLVVGCPCALVISTPISIVSAIGNAAKKGVLVKGGVYLEEMGALKAIAFDKTGTLTKGVPAVTDYNVLNKQINEKELLSIITALEYRSQHPLASAIMKKAEEENITYSDVKVEDFSSITGKGIKGIVNGTTYYIGSPKLFKELLTADFDKDLEQNVTTLQNQGKTAMVVGTDKEMLAIIAVADEVRESSKEIIQKLHQLGIKKTIMLTGDNKGTASAIGGHVGVSDIQAELMPQDKLDYIKQLRSEYGNVAMVGDGVNDAPALAASTVGIAMGGAGTDTALETADVALMGDDLTKLPFTVKLSRKALNIIKTNITFAIVIKLIALLLVIPGWLTLWIAILSDMGATLLVALNSLRLMKVKE